One stretch of Riemerella columbina DNA includes these proteins:
- a CDS encoding dihydroorotase has protein sequence MKTLIKNAYIVNENQVQKGDVLIENDRILKIAPEITGVPEAQEIDATGQYLLPGVIDDQVHFREPGLTHKGTIATESKAAVAGGVTSFIEQPNTVPNAVTQALLEEKYQIAAQTSFANYSFSMGGTNDNLEEVLKTNPRNVAAVKLFLGSSTGNMLVDNPEILENIFSKVKMPICVHCEDEATIKANTERYKAAYGDDIPVKFHHLIRSEAACYTSSAKAIELAKKTGARLHIYHISTAKETALLDHKTPLKDKKITAEVCVHHLWFTNEDYETKGALIKWNPAVKTAEDRAGLWAALLDDRIDVIATDHAPHTWEEKQKPYTQCPSGAPLVQHSLQAMLEAVKQGKITIEKVVEKMCHNPAIIFQIEKRGFIREGYKADLVLVDLNQEQTVEPANLHYHCGWSPLEGTVFHSVVTHTFVNGHLAHHNGTFSEKRTAERLLFERGESV, from the coding sequence ATGAAAACCTTGATTAAAAATGCCTACATCGTTAATGAAAACCAAGTGCAGAAAGGCGATGTGCTGATAGAAAACGATAGGATTTTAAAAATAGCCCCAGAGATTACGGGAGTTCCAGAAGCACAAGAAATTGATGCTACAGGGCAATATCTGTTGCCAGGTGTTATTGATGACCAGGTGCATTTTAGAGAGCCAGGGCTAACGCATAAAGGAACCATTGCTACGGAAAGTAAGGCGGCGGTGGCAGGGGGTGTGACCAGTTTTATTGAGCAGCCCAACACAGTGCCGAACGCCGTTACACAAGCCCTTTTAGAAGAAAAATACCAAATAGCGGCGCAAACTTCTTTCGCTAATTATTCCTTCTCTATGGGGGGCACCAATGATAATTTGGAAGAAGTGCTCAAAACCAACCCTCGGAATGTGGCAGCGGTGAAGCTCTTTTTGGGCTCCTCCACGGGTAATATGTTGGTGGATAATCCAGAAATTTTAGAAAATATTTTTTCCAAAGTTAAAATGCCCATTTGCGTACATTGCGAAGACGAGGCGACCATAAAAGCCAATACGGAGCGCTACAAAGCGGCGTATGGCGATGATATTCCTGTGAAGTTTCATCATTTAATCCGAAGTGAGGCGGCGTGTTATACATCCAGCGCTAAGGCCATTGAGCTGGCGAAGAAAACAGGTGCGCGCTTGCATATTTATCACATTTCTACCGCTAAAGAAACGGCATTGTTGGATCATAAAACGCCATTAAAAGACAAGAAAATAACGGCGGAAGTCTGTGTGCATCACCTATGGTTTACCAATGAAGATTACGAAACCAAAGGAGCTCTCATCAAATGGAACCCAGCGGTAAAAACAGCGGAAGACCGTGCGGGGCTTTGGGCGGCATTGTTAGATGATAGGATTGATGTGATTGCAACCGACCACGCGCCACACACTTGGGAAGAAAAGCAGAAACCTTATACCCAATGTCCTTCGGGGGCGCCATTGGTGCAGCATTCGCTACAAGCGATGTTGGAGGCGGTAAAACAAGGTAAAATCACAATAGAAAAGGTGGTGGAGAAGATGTGCCATAATCCAGCGATTATTTTCCAGATTGAAAAGAGAGGTTTTATCCGCGAAGGTTATAAGGCAGACCTTGTTTTGGTGGATTTAAACCAAGAGCAAACGGTGGAGCCCGCTAATTTGCATTACCATTGTGGCTGGAGTCCTTTGGAGGGTACGGTGTTTCATTCGGTGGTGACCCACACTTTTGTGAATGGACATTTGGCGCACCATAACGGCACTTTTTCCGAAAAACGCACTGCAGAACGGCTGTTGTTTGAGAGGGGAGAGAGTGTGTAA
- the rimP gene encoding ribosome assembly cofactor RimP, with amino-acid sequence MEFKAQIEHWLNQFLAERPDLFLIELKISAHDDVIVILDGDQGVSIQDCLDASRAIEFNMDREAHDFSLQVMSAGLSEPLTMPRQFKKNQGRQLDLLLNDQTKIEGELVKVDDNGITLLLRYRKPKDIGKGKVDVEEERAIPYAEIKKAMVAIKF; translated from the coding sequence ATGGAGTTTAAAGCACAAATAGAGCATTGGCTCAACCAGTTTTTAGCGGAGCGCCCCGATTTATTTTTAATCGAGCTGAAAATCTCTGCCCATGATGATGTTATCGTGATTTTGGATGGAGATCAAGGCGTGTCTATTCAAGATTGTTTAGATGCCAGCCGTGCCATAGAATTCAATATGGATAGAGAAGCCCACGACTTTTCCCTGCAGGTGATGTCCGCGGGGCTTAGTGAACCCCTAACGATGCCAAGGCAGTTTAAGAAAAACCAAGGTCGCCAATTAGATCTTTTACTGAACGACCAAACCAAAATAGAAGGCGAGCTGGTAAAGGTGGATGATAACGGCATTACGCTATTGTTGAGGTACAGAAAACCGAAAGACATCGGTAAAGGAAAGGTAGATGTAGAGGAAGAAAGAGCGATACCATACGCTGAGATAAAAAAAGCAATGGTCGCGATTAAATTTTAA
- the nusA gene encoding transcription termination factor NusA: protein MDNLALIEAFTDFKDEKNISKIDLMAIIEDALKVFLRKRYDSDDHFDVIVNPDKGDFQIFLNKTVVEDDMSEDDDLEIEISEARKTDPTFEVGEEFTQEIKVSQLERRNILTLKQILATKIQEHYNAHLYEQFKDRIGEIMVGEIHHIRYKHVILLDEDGNEYILPKEKQIPADFFRKGDSVRAVIESVDFKGSKPQITVSRVSPKFLERLLELEIPEIQDGTIILKKAVRIPGEKAKIAVDAYDDRIDPVGACVGVKGSRIHGVVRELRNENIDVIQWSKNPEILVKRALGNVTINKIEVEPEEARALVYTPSDEIAKIIGKQGQNIKLASWLTDYEIDVYREGAEDEDVDLDEFRDEIETWVIETFKKVGLDTAKSVITKDNETLIRLTDLEEETIDEVKRILREEFE from the coding sequence ATGGATAATTTAGCTTTAATAGAAGCATTTACAGATTTTAAGGACGAAAAAAACATTAGCAAGATAGACCTAATGGCAATTATTGAAGACGCCCTAAAAGTGTTTCTTAGAAAAAGATATGATTCTGACGACCATTTTGATGTGATTGTGAATCCAGATAAAGGTGATTTCCAGATATTTCTAAATAAAACTGTGGTGGAAGATGATATGTCCGAAGATGATGATTTAGAAATTGAAATCTCCGAAGCTCGCAAAACCGATCCTACATTTGAGGTGGGCGAGGAGTTTACGCAAGAAATTAAAGTTTCTCAGTTAGAGAGAAGGAATATTTTAACCCTGAAACAGATTTTAGCCACCAAAATCCAAGAGCATTATAATGCCCATCTTTACGAACAATTTAAAGACAGAATAGGCGAGATTATGGTTGGCGAGATCCACCACATCCGCTATAAGCATGTGATTTTGTTAGATGAAGATGGCAATGAGTACATTTTGCCAAAAGAAAAACAAATTCCTGCGGACTTCTTTAGAAAAGGAGATAGCGTGAGAGCGGTGATAGAAAGTGTTGATTTCAAAGGTTCTAAGCCACAAATCACGGTATCCAGAGTATCGCCGAAATTCTTAGAAAGGCTATTGGAATTAGAAATTCCAGAAATTCAAGATGGTACGATTATTTTGAAAAAAGCCGTAAGAATTCCAGGGGAGAAAGCGAAAATCGCGGTAGATGCTTATGATGATAGAATAGACCCTGTGGGCGCTTGTGTGGGCGTTAAAGGTTCCAGAATTCACGGGGTAGTTAGAGAGCTCAGAAACGAAAATATTGATGTGATCCAATGGTCTAAAAATCCAGAAATTTTGGTTAAAAGAGCCTTGGGGAATGTGACCATCAATAAGATAGAAGTAGAGCCAGAAGAAGCCCGTGCATTGGTGTACACGCCATCAGACGAGATCGCAAAAATCATCGGAAAACAAGGGCAAAACATCAAGTTGGCGTCTTGGCTAACCGATTATGAAATTGATGTGTACAGAGAAGGCGCCGAAGATGAGGATGTAGACCTTGATGAATTCCGTGATGAGATAGAAACTTGGGTGATAGAAACCTTTAAAAAAGTAGGTTTAGACACAGCAAAAAGCGTGATTACCAAGGATAATGAAACCCTAATCCGCCTAACCGATTTAGAGGAAGAAACCATAGATGAGGTGAAGAGAATTCTCCGCGAAGAATTTGAATAG
- a CDS encoding SusC/RagA family TonB-linked outer membrane protein gives MNVKLRVLTAGAVFFLGAQSVVAQKTKNDTVKTKDIEEVVMVGYRKTDKADIAQAVSTITAKDLAKQSPTLSMSNMLQGKATGVLVQTSSGKPGDTGNISIRGVGNLSNTPPLIVIDGNYVSLAQYNALSPSEVESQVILKDAAATAQYGSRGANGVIVVTTKLGKGKTRYSFTTKIGTAHKISDKELNFEMMNSSQKVDYENALAPYISNSQNYLALGLTEAEAKAINTNWEDEILRSSFISSYLLNASGGNDKNRFFYSLGYDEDTGIVKYLDGLKRYTGRFNFENKLSDKLKVGVNSSVQYQEVANQRDRYNAQNPFVFAYQANPYEKVFDSDGSYNPTTVGFPILEALQTNTSVGSNLRINGVAFAEYQILEGLTFRSQFAATYNDLNRKNITKKDSYLDQILKLGGAMNQRKTNWFNYTFLNRLDYTKSFGLNNINATAFYEFNSIHMTDLYAAGKGYKTDIFDYLDNMNTPTAIGGSREEERRLGMALLVDYSYDKKYILTGAIRQDGSSRFGLNNQKGVFWSGSAAWNVARESFMDNTPFNSLKLRASYGISGNDASLGNYQNKSYVAFGRYGQASTTYITTTLGNPDLKWEKVNITNLGLDFGIYKDRISGAVEVFRNKRSDFIQLVNLPNGYRRYENTGELVNEGIEIALALDVIRKKGFNWSINLNTSAVKNKLNRLATDDEKERIVGNNILKVGETPYLFYLVRNAGVDPETGDMLYYTNRDVNDKVSASEVIKDTENGRVTNVYSSRDRQVIEGKSPAPKWFGGFGTSISYKGFDLSADFVYKLGGYTYNNQALDRLDPAQYNSNKAVEAINFWRNKGDTNVLPKPTSDGLYGSDYFLQKSDYLRLRSLNLGYTFDKKNWGEALPLSSVRVFVQGQNLVTWTKFQGDPEVSIGSGESKTPFIPNAYTLYTYPTTKIYTFGVEINF, from the coding sequence ATGAATGTGAAATTAAGAGTGCTAACGGCTGGAGCGGTTTTCTTTTTAGGCGCCCAAAGCGTAGTAGCACAAAAAACTAAAAACGATACCGTTAAAACCAAAGACATCGAAGAGGTGGTAATGGTGGGGTATAGAAAAACTGATAAGGCAGATATTGCACAAGCAGTTTCTACTATTACAGCTAAGGATTTAGCTAAACAATCACCTACGCTATCTATGTCGAATATGTTACAGGGGAAAGCAACAGGGGTACTTGTACAAACTTCTTCAGGTAAACCAGGAGATACAGGTAATATTAGTATTCGTGGAGTAGGAAACCTCTCTAATACTCCGCCACTAATTGTGATAGATGGTAATTATGTATCGTTAGCTCAATATAATGCATTATCTCCATCAGAAGTGGAAAGTCAGGTTATCCTTAAGGATGCAGCAGCCACAGCTCAATATGGTTCTAGAGGTGCTAATGGAGTAATTGTAGTAACCACTAAATTAGGGAAGGGAAAAACAAGGTATTCCTTTACTACAAAAATAGGTACGGCTCATAAAATTTCGGATAAAGAACTAAATTTTGAGATGATGAATTCGTCTCAGAAAGTAGATTATGAAAATGCCCTTGCACCGTATATTAGTAATTCGCAGAATTATTTGGCTTTAGGTTTAACAGAAGCTGAGGCAAAGGCTATTAACACTAACTGGGAGGATGAAATTTTAAGATCTTCTTTTATTTCTTCGTATTTATTAAACGCTTCTGGAGGAAATGATAAAAATAGATTTTTCTACTCATTAGGATATGACGAAGATACAGGTATTGTTAAATATTTAGATGGGTTAAAAAGATATACAGGGAGGTTTAATTTTGAAAATAAACTATCAGATAAACTAAAGGTAGGGGTTAATTCTTCTGTTCAATACCAAGAAGTAGCAAATCAGCGTGATCGTTATAATGCACAAAACCCTTTTGTATTTGCTTATCAAGCTAATCCTTATGAGAAAGTATTTGATTCTGATGGAAGTTATAACCCAACAACGGTTGGTTTTCCTATATTAGAGGCTTTACAAACTAATACATCCGTTGGAAGTAATTTAAGAATTAATGGTGTAGCATTTGCAGAATACCAGATTTTAGAAGGACTAACCTTTAGATCTCAGTTTGCAGCAACATATAATGATTTAAATAGAAAAAATATAACCAAAAAAGATTCATATTTAGACCAAATCCTTAAATTAGGAGGAGCAATGAATCAGAGAAAAACAAATTGGTTTAACTATACCTTTTTGAATAGATTGGATTATACTAAATCATTTGGATTAAATAATATTAATGCAACAGCGTTTTATGAATTTAATTCTATTCATATGACTGATCTATATGCTGCAGGAAAGGGATATAAGACCGATATTTTTGATTATTTAGATAACATGAATACTCCTACAGCTATAGGAGGAAGCCGCGAGGAAGAAAGAAGATTGGGTATGGCTTTATTAGTAGATTATTCATATGACAAAAAATATATACTAACAGGAGCTATTAGACAGGATGGAAGTTCTAGATTTGGATTAAATAATCAGAAAGGAGTATTTTGGAGTGGTAGTGCAGCATGGAATGTTGCGAGAGAGTCTTTTATGGATAATACCCCTTTTAATAGTTTAAAACTTAGAGCATCTTATGGTATTTCTGGAAATGATGCTTCATTAGGAAACTATCAAAATAAATCATATGTCGCTTTTGGCAGATATGGTCAAGCTTCAACGACTTATATCACAACAACATTAGGTAACCCAGATTTAAAATGGGAAAAAGTGAATATTACTAACTTGGGATTAGACTTTGGTATATATAAAGATAGAATTTCTGGAGCAGTAGAAGTTTTTAGAAATAAAAGATCAGATTTCATTCAATTAGTAAATCTCCCTAATGGTTATAGAAGATATGAAAACACGGGAGAGTTAGTAAATGAAGGAATAGAGATTGCATTAGCATTAGATGTTATTAGAAAAAAAGGATTTAACTGGTCTATCAATTTAAATACATCAGCTGTTAAAAATAAACTAAACCGTCTTGCAACAGATGATGAAAAAGAGAGGATAGTAGGTAATAATATTTTAAAAGTAGGAGAAACTCCTTATTTATTCTATTTAGTTAGAAATGCTGGTGTAGATCCAGAGACAGGAGATATGCTTTATTATACTAATAGAGATGTAAATGATAAAGTTTCTGCCTCTGAAGTTATAAAAGATACAGAGAATGGACGAGTGACAAATGTTTATTCATCTAGAGATAGACAAGTAATAGAAGGGAAAAGCCCTGCGCCAAAATGGTTTGGAGGTTTTGGAACATCTATATCTTATAAAGGGTTTGATCTAAGTGCAGATTTTGTCTATAAATTAGGAGGATACACATATAATAATCAAGCGTTAGACAGGTTGGATCCTGCTCAGTATAATTCAAATAAAGCTGTAGAGGCTATTAACTTTTGGAGAAATAAAGGGGATACCAATGTTCTTCCAAAACCAACTTCAGACGGTCTTTATGGTTCAGACTACTTTTTACAAAAGTCAGATTATTTAAGGCTAAGATCTCTTAACTTAGGATATACATTTGATAAAAAAAATTGGGGAGAAGCGTTACCATTATCATCTGTAAGAGTATTTGTACAAGGGCAAAACCTTGTAACTTGGACAAAATTCCAAGGTGATCCAGAGGTTTCTATCGGTTCAGGTGAATCTAAAACACCTTTTATCCCTAATGCTTATACATTGTATACTTACCCTACAACTAAAATATATACTTTTGGGGTTGAAATAAACTTTTAA
- a CDS encoding lipopolysaccharide biosynthesis protein, with protein MKKLLNETIIYGIGAILPRVIYFILNPFFIYYINKEEFAQFTNLYAYMSYVNILLTLGFETSFFRYSSDQNQAQSTFNTSFWFLFSTASLFLLTTFFFGVPIANAIGYAHHPEYIRWFGLIAFFDTLCVIPLAWLRFHNRPIRYSAIRVLQVLVQVLCVLVLFLAIPKNISAKFGMNTQVSYAFVSNVVASVFGVILLIPVILKVKLSFSASLFKKMFKYSYPIMLAGLAFMVNENFDKTVQYGIIPKGDAGAYGGCYKLAVLMTLFVTAYRMGVEPFFFKQMNQQNAPKTYAKVTEYFTLFASIAALGIIANISWLKTIFITDSSYWIAIDIVPIIVIANLCFGIYYNLSTWYKVTDRTGYGTLISWAGAGITIILHLLFLKTYGFMVSAWTTLVAYLSMMLISYFLGQKHYPIPYKVKKMSLVLLVLAIFSFLSYQVFNANVWLGNALLFIFTAGILWNEKNNLLKLRHKRHSQPS; from the coding sequence TTGAAAAAATTACTCAACGAAACAATCATCTACGGCATTGGTGCCATCCTCCCACGGGTGATTTATTTTATCCTCAATCCGTTTTTCATCTATTATATCAATAAGGAAGAGTTTGCCCAATTTACGAACCTTTATGCATATATGTCTTATGTGAATATCTTGCTCACTTTGGGGTTTGAGACTTCTTTTTTCCGATATTCTTCTGACCAAAATCAAGCCCAATCCACTTTTAACACTTCGTTTTGGTTTTTATTTTCTACCGCATCTTTATTTTTGCTGACCACTTTCTTTTTTGGAGTGCCTATCGCCAACGCTATCGGTTATGCCCACCACCCCGAGTATATCCGCTGGTTTGGACTGATTGCGTTTTTTGATACCTTGTGCGTGATTCCTTTGGCGTGGCTAAGGTTCCACAACCGCCCGATACGATACTCCGCCATTAGAGTGTTGCAAGTTTTGGTGCAAGTGCTTTGCGTATTGGTTCTATTCTTGGCTATTCCTAAAAATATTTCTGCAAAATTTGGGATGAACACCCAAGTTTCTTATGCTTTTGTAAGCAATGTGGTGGCGAGTGTTTTCGGTGTTATCTTGCTCATTCCTGTGATTTTAAAGGTCAAATTATCATTCTCTGCATCTTTATTTAAGAAAATGTTTAAATATTCCTATCCTATTATGCTGGCTGGATTGGCGTTTATGGTGAATGAGAATTTTGATAAAACCGTGCAATATGGTATCATTCCGAAAGGTGATGCGGGTGCCTATGGCGGCTGTTATAAATTAGCGGTGCTGATGACGCTCTTTGTTACCGCTTATAGAATGGGCGTAGAACCGTTTTTTTTCAAACAAATGAACCAACAAAATGCCCCTAAAACTTATGCCAAAGTAACGGAATATTTCACACTATTTGCCTCTATTGCTGCGCTGGGCATCATCGCGAATATCTCTTGGCTCAAAACCATTTTTATTACCGATAGTTCTTATTGGATCGCCATAGATATTGTGCCGATTATCGTGATTGCTAACCTTTGTTTTGGGATTTATTACAACCTTTCCACTTGGTACAAAGTGACCGACCGAACAGGCTACGGTACGCTGATTTCTTGGGCTGGAGCCGGCATTACGATCATCCTGCATCTTCTCTTTTTGAAGACTTACGGCTTTATGGTTTCTGCGTGGACAACGCTCGTCGCCTACCTAAGTATGATGCTGATTTCCTATTTTTTAGGTCAAAAACATTATCCTATTCCCTATAAAGTAAAAAAAATGAGCCTCGTGCTATTGGTTTTGGCTATTTTTTCATTCCTATCTTACCAAGTTTTTAATGCCAATGTTTGGCTCGGCAATGCGCTCCTGTTCATCTTCACAGCAGGGATTTTATGGAATGAGAAAAACAACTTGCTCAAACTCCGCCACAAGCGCCATTCTCAACCCAGCTGA
- the infB gene encoding translation initiation factor IF-2 has translation MPKNIRLNKAVKELNISIPRAVEFLASKGIEIESNPNALLAPEAYSALEAEFKKDGEQKKASNEVVISKVPEEKIELKEEKAPEVIRAKSTEKPEQPKILGKINLNQDAPTEPVQETPAPKKEEEAKPAEEPVEKEEAKQELKVLGQIDISQLEPSKKKPAKKSAKETAAKTEPQPKKEAEAQPKKEKVEKVEASKEAPKTEQPAPVAETPAVEEPQKIETNYQKLEGPKILKEKVDLSQFETRPKKKKKRKRITPAGEAKPADGNANSTNQNKPKPVNKKNDAGRTRGGKKKRNEKTMPVELTEEQVKNQIKETLEKLTNKGGKSKSAKYRKEKRVQRRELDAEQEELAAMDKTLKVTEFITVSELASLMNVSPTEVISACFSLGVMVTMNQRLEADTLTLVAEEFGYQIEFADADLTDEAAEDEMDNPEDLLPRAPIVTVMGHVDHGKTSLLDYIRKTNVIAGESGGITQHIGAYNVKLENGERITFLDTPGHEAFTAMRARGAQVTDIAIIVIAADDDVMPQTKEAISHAQAAGVPMIIALNKVDKPNANPDKIREQLSAMNILVEEWGGNVQSQEISAKFGNNVDLLLEKVLIQAELLELKANPNKNAQGVVIEASLDKGRGYVATMLVQAGTLKVGDYVLAGKNHGKVKAMLDERGKNMAEAGPSIPVTILGLDGAPTAGDKFKIYDDEKEAKTIANKREQLQREQSIRTKKHLTLDEIGRRIALGDFKELNIILKGDVDGSVEALSDMLQRLSTEEIQINILHKGVGQITESDILLATASDAVVIGFNVRAGANAKDLADKEEIEIRTYSVIYDAIDDVKEAMEGMLSPEIREQVIGNVEIREVFKISKVGSIAGCMVLSGKVTRNSKIRLLRDGIVKYDGELESLKRFKDDVREVTKGYECGLNLKGYNDIEIGDILEVYEEVAVKKKLK, from the coding sequence ATGCCAAAAAATATTAGATTAAATAAAGCAGTTAAGGAACTTAATATTTCCATCCCTCGTGCCGTAGAATTTTTAGCATCTAAGGGGATAGAGATAGAGAGTAACCCTAATGCTCTATTAGCACCAGAGGCATATTCTGCATTAGAAGCTGAGTTCAAAAAAGATGGAGAACAGAAAAAAGCATCTAATGAGGTGGTCATCTCTAAAGTTCCTGAAGAAAAAATAGAACTTAAAGAAGAGAAAGCCCCTGAGGTTATAAGAGCCAAATCGACTGAAAAACCAGAACAACCTAAAATTTTAGGAAAAATCAACCTGAACCAAGACGCACCTACTGAGCCCGTGCAAGAAACACCTGCCCCTAAAAAAGAGGAAGAGGCAAAGCCTGCCGAAGAGCCAGTAGAGAAGGAGGAAGCCAAGCAAGAGCTTAAAGTATTGGGACAGATTGATATTTCTCAATTGGAGCCTTCTAAGAAGAAACCAGCCAAAAAATCGGCTAAGGAAACGGCGGCTAAAACTGAGCCACAACCGAAGAAAGAAGCCGAGGCTCAACCTAAAAAAGAAAAGGTTGAAAAAGTAGAAGCATCAAAAGAGGCGCCTAAGACCGAGCAGCCTGCACCAGTGGCAGAAACGCCTGCAGTAGAGGAACCACAGAAAATCGAGACCAACTACCAGAAGCTGGAAGGTCCTAAAATTCTTAAAGAGAAAGTAGACCTCTCCCAGTTTGAGACGCGTCCTAAAAAGAAAAAGAAAAGAAAGAGAATTACCCCAGCAGGCGAGGCAAAACCAGCCGATGGCAATGCCAATAGCACCAACCAAAACAAGCCAAAACCTGTCAATAAGAAAAATGATGCAGGCAGAACGCGTGGCGGTAAGAAAAAGCGCAATGAGAAAACAATGCCTGTGGAGCTCACAGAAGAGCAGGTAAAAAATCAAATTAAGGAGACTTTAGAGAAGCTGACCAACAAGGGTGGTAAATCTAAGTCGGCTAAGTATAGAAAAGAAAAAAGAGTTCAGAGAAGAGAGTTAGATGCCGAGCAAGAAGAATTGGCAGCAATGGATAAAACCCTCAAAGTCACTGAGTTTATCACGGTAAGTGAGTTGGCAAGTTTGATGAATGTCTCTCCAACCGAGGTGATTTCGGCGTGTTTCTCATTAGGCGTTATGGTAACGATGAACCAGCGCTTAGAAGCGGATACGCTCACTTTGGTGGCAGAAGAATTCGGATATCAGATCGAATTTGCAGATGCCGACCTTACTGATGAAGCTGCTGAAGATGAGATGGATAACCCTGAAGATTTACTTCCTCGTGCGCCTATCGTTACGGTAATGGGGCATGTGGACCACGGTAAAACTTCCCTCTTGGACTACATCAGAAAAACCAATGTTATCGCGGGTGAATCGGGCGGAATTACGCAGCACATCGGCGCTTATAATGTGAAGTTAGAGAACGGCGAGCGTATTACTTTCTTAGATACACCTGGTCACGAGGCGTTTACCGCGATGAGAGCCAGAGGGGCGCAAGTTACGGATATCGCCATCATCGTTATTGCAGCGGATGATGATGTGATGCCACAAACTAAGGAAGCCATTTCTCACGCGCAAGCGGCAGGCGTTCCTATGATTATCGCCCTCAATAAAGTGGATAAACCGAATGCCAACCCTGATAAAATCAGAGAGCAACTTTCAGCGATGAATATTCTCGTGGAAGAATGGGGCGGTAATGTCCAATCTCAAGAAATATCAGCTAAATTTGGTAATAATGTAGACTTGCTTTTAGAAAAAGTATTGATACAAGCCGAGTTATTAGAGCTCAAAGCCAATCCGAACAAAAATGCCCAAGGGGTGGTTATAGAAGCCTCTTTGGATAAAGGGCGAGGCTATGTGGCAACTATGCTGGTGCAAGCAGGAACGCTTAAAGTCGGCGACTATGTATTGGCAGGTAAAAACCATGGTAAAGTGAAGGCGATGCTGGATGAACGAGGCAAAAATATGGCAGAAGCGGGACCTTCCATTCCTGTGACCATTCTCGGTTTAGATGGCGCACCTACTGCAGGGGACAAATTCAAAATCTATGATGATGAGAAGGAAGCCAAAACCATTGCCAATAAGCGTGAACAGCTTCAGCGTGAACAGTCTATCAGAACTAAGAAGCACTTAACCTTAGATGAAATCGGTAGAAGAATTGCCTTAGGCGACTTTAAGGAGCTTAATATCATCTTGAAAGGGGATGTGGACGGCTCTGTGGAGGCATTGTCAGATATGCTCCAAAGACTTTCTACGGAAGAAATCCAAATCAACATTCTTCACAAAGGCGTGGGACAAATTACGGAAAGCGACATCTTGTTGGCAACAGCATCAGATGCGGTGGTAATCGGCTTTAATGTAAGAGCTGGTGCCAATGCCAAAGACTTAGCCGATAAAGAGGAAATAGAAATCAGAACTTACTCCGTAATCTACGATGCAATAGATGATGTGAAAGAAGCGATGGAAGGGATGTTGTCGCCAGAAATCAGAGAGCAAGTGATTGGTAATGTAGAGATTAGAGAGGTGTTTAAGATTTCTAAAGTCGGCTCCATTGCAGGTTGTATGGTGCTGAGTGGTAAGGTAACCCGAAACTCTAAAATCAGATTGCTTAGAGATGGCATCGTAAAATACGACGGCGAGTTGGAGAGCTTAAAACGCTTCAAAGATGATGTAAGAGAGGTCACCAAAGGCTATGAGTGCGGTCTGAACCTCAAAGGTTATAATGATATAGAAATCGGCGATATTTTAGAAGTTTATGAAGAAGTAGCCGTTAAAAAGAAACTGAAATAG